The following coding sequences lie in one Cotesia glomerata isolate CgM1 linkage group LG5, MPM_Cglom_v2.3, whole genome shotgun sequence genomic window:
- the LOC123264610 gene encoding AP-1 complex subunit gamma-1 isoform X9 gives MNASEHGFNPAFNMASIKQAFNEAVERVRMPAPTRLRDLIRQIRAARTAAEERTVVNKECAYIRSTFREEDSVWRCRNIAKLLYIHMLGYPAHFGQLECLKLIASTRFTDKRIGYLGAMLLLDERQDVHLLITNCLKNDLNSTTQFVIGLALCTLGAIASPGMARDLAAEVERLMKSPNAYIRKKAALCAFRIIRRVPELMEMFLPATRSLLTEKNHGVLITGVTLITEMCENSIDTLNHFKKECGHREIVPNLVRILKNLILAGYSPEHDVSGVSDPFLQVKILRLLRILGHNDVETSEAMNDILAQVATNTETSKNVGNTILYETVLSIMDIKSESGLRVLAVNILGRFLLNNDKNIRYVALNTLLKTVYVDTSAVQRHRSTILECLKDPDVSIRRRAMELSFALVNTSNIKNMMKELLLFLERADPEFKAQCSSNIVMSAERYAPNKRWHLETLFKVLVAAGNYVRDDVVACTIQLISETQTQQAYAVNALWHALEKDTFDKQPLAQVATWCIGEYGDLLLYAQPHEDVEAPVNLTEDDVIDVYQRLLWSPQNTVITKQYTLLSLTKLSTRFQCGNDRPPRFYRKIRQIIDTFGSNLHIELQQRGIEFSQLFRKYDHLRLALLERMPPMETAKPQANGIIGIANGDQDVEEEKPPIEQVSASTDSSALLDLLGSSDLGMPSISSPTTTALPAITPVTNNNLLDLLGGLDLSTTPASPASVIGQIQSPSQPFGPSTNFMVDGLLNSTAQNDAQTMVIFDNNGLKITFTVERPDDLPDLLVINMTAVNSNIISLTDFVFSAAVPRAFQLQMLSPSGTVIAPSGQVTQVLKVSSLNNGVLRMRLRISYTGPSGPVLEQTEVNNFPLMGVQ, from the exons ATGAATGCTTCAGAACATGG ATTTAACCCAGCATTTAATATGGCTTCCATAAAACAGGCGTTTAATGAAGCTGTTGAAAGAG TGAGAATGCCAGCACCAACGAGATTACGGGATTTAATCAGACAAATAAGGGCTGCTCGTACAGCTGCTGAAGAACGCACGGTGGTTAATAAGGAGTGTGCATACATAAGATCAACATTTCGTGAAGAAGACAGTGTTTGGAGATGTAGAAATATTGCAAAACTTCTTTACATCCATATGTTAGG TTATCCTGCTCATTTTGGTCAACTAGAATGTCTCAAACTTATTGCATCGACGAGATTTACCGATAAACGTATTGGTTACTTAGGTGCAATGTTGCTACTTGATGAAAGACAAGATGTCCATCTTCTTATTACCAATTGtctaaaaaa cGATTTAAATAGCACAACGCAGTTTGTTATTGGTTTAGCTCTATGTACACTGGGCGCTATTGCATCACCTGGTATGGCACGAGATCTTGCCGCTGAAGTTGAACGATTAATGAAATCACCAAATGCatatattagaaaaaaagcTGCACTATGCGCATTTAGAATAATTCGACGCGTTCCAGAGCTAATGGAGATGTTTTTACCAGCAACAAGAAGTTTATTGACGGAAAAAAATCATGGAGTTCTTATTACCGGAGTTACTCTTATTACAGAAATGTGTGAGAACAGCATTGATACgttgaatcattttaaaaag GAATGCGGCCACCGCGAG ATTGTTCCGAATCTTGTGAGAATTCTCAAGAACCTGATCCTCGCGGGTTACTCGCCAGAGCATGATGTTTCCGGTGTGTCAGATCCTTTCCTTCAAGTTAAAATTCTTCGATTATTGCGAATCCTTGGTCATAATGATGTCGAAACTTCAGAAGCTATGAATGATATATTAGCTCAAGTAGCTACTAATACAGAAACAAGTAAAAATGTCGGTAATACAATATTATACGAAACAGTGTTATCTATTATGGATATCAAATCAGAGAGTGGATTGAGAGTATTAGCAGTCAACATACTTGGAAGATTTCTACTTAACAATGACAAGAACATCCGTTATGTTGCTTTGAATACTCTTCTTAAAACAGTCTATGTTGATACAAGTGCAGTGCAAAGGCACCGGTCAACAATTCTTGAGTGTCTGAAAGATCCTGACGTATCAATAAGAAGGCGTGCTATGGAATTGAGTTTTGCTCTGGTGAATAcaagtaatattaaaaatatgatgaAAGAACTTCTTTTGTTTCTTGAACGTGCTGATCCTGAATTTAAAGCTCAGTGTAGCAGTAATATTGTTATGTCTGCTGAACGATATGCTCCGAATAAACGTTGGCATCTTGAAACATTGTTCAAAGTCCTTGTGGCTGCTGGTAATTATGTAAGAGACGACGTCGTCGCCTGCACAATTCAACTAATCTCAGAAACTCAAACGCAACAGGCTTATGCAGTAAATGCTCTTTGGCATGCACTTGAGAAAGACACTTTTGATAAACAACCGTTGGCTCAAGTTGCTACATGGTGTATTGGTGAATATGGAGATCTTTTACTTTATGCACAGCCTCACGAAGATGTTGAAGCTCctgttaat ttAACTGAAGATGATGTCATTGATGTTTACCAGAGGTTACTTTGGAGTCCACAAAATACAGTCATAACTAAGCAATATACACTTTTGTcattaacaaaattaagtACGAGATTCCAATGTGGAAATGA TAGACCTCCTCGATTTTACAGAAAGATCCGTCAGATAATTGACACATTCGGCAGCAATCTTCATATCGAATTACAACAACGAGGTATTGAATTTTCACAACTTTTCCGCAAGTATGATCATCTGAGACTAGCATTACTGGAACGAATGCCACCTATGGAAACAGCTAAACCTCAAGCGAATGGGATTATCGGTATAGCTAATGGAGATCAAGATGTTGAAGAAGAGAAACCACCAATTGAGCAAGTTTCAGCAAGCACTGATTCAAGTGCTCTCTTAGATCTTCTTGGATCATCAGACTTGGGAATGCCGTCTATTTCTTCTCCAACTACCACAGCATTGCCAGCAATCACTCCGGTTACCAACAACAATCTTTTGGATCTTCTCGGCGGTCTTGATCTAAGCACTACACCTGCTTCTCCTGCATCAGTAATCGGTCAAATTCAATCACCATCACAACCTTTCGGCCCTTCAACAAACTTTATGGTTGATGGACTTCTCAATTCGACTGCTCAAAATGACGCTCAAACGATggttatttttgataacaaTGGCTTAAAGATCACATTTACAGTTGAGCGTCCTGATGATTTGCCTGATCTACTTGTTATCAATATGACTGCtgtaaattcaaatattatatCACTTACAGACTTTGTATTTTCAGCAGCAGTTCCTAGG gCATTCCAATTGCAAATGCTTTCACCGTCTGGTACAGTGATCGCACCTTCTGGACAAGTCACTCAAGTCTTGAAAGTATCGAGTCTGAATAAT ggaGTTCTACGAATGCGCTTACGTATCTCTTATACCGGACCATCGGGCCCAGTATTAGAGCAAAcagaagtaaataattttccgTTGATGGGAGTTCAGTGA
- the LOC123264610 gene encoding AP-1 complex subunit gamma-1 isoform X7, with the protein MWAYYETEDWSVLPPELNRRFNPAFNMASIKQAFNEAVERVSTVRMPAPTRLRDLIRQIRAARTAAEERTVVNKECAYIRSTFREEDSVWRCRNIAKLLYIHMLGYPAHFGQLECLKLIASTRFTDKRIGYLGAMLLLDERQDVHLLITNCLKNDLNSTTQFVIGLALCTLGAIASPGMARDLAAEVERLMKSPNAYIRKKAALCAFRIIRRVPELMEMFLPATRSLLTEKNHGVLITGVTLITEMCENSIDTLNHFKKIVPNLVRILKNLILAGYSPEHDVSGVSDPFLQVKILRLLRILGHNDVETSEAMNDILAQVATNTETSKNVGNTILYETVLSIMDIKSESGLRVLAVNILGRFLLNNDKNIRYVALNTLLKTVYVDTSAVQRHRSTILECLKDPDVSIRRRAMELSFALVNTSNIKNMMKELLLFLERADPEFKAQCSSNIVMSAERYAPNKRWHLETLFKVLVAAGNYVRDDVVACTIQLISETQTQQAYAVNALWHALEKDTFDKQPLAQVATWCIGEYGDLLLYAQPHEDVEAPVNLTEDDVIDVYQRLLWSPQNTVITKQYTLLSLTKLSTRFQCGNEKIRQIIDTFGSNLHIELQQRGIEFSQLFRKYDHLRLALLERMPPMETAKPQANGIIGIANGDQDVEEEKPPIEQVSASTDSSALLDLLGSSDLGMPSISSPTTTALPAITPVTNNNLLDLLGGLDLSTTPASPASVIGQIQSPSQPFGPSTNFMVDGLLNSTAQNDAQTMVIFDNNGLKITFTVERPDDLPDLLVINMTAVNSNIISLTDFVFSAAVPRAFQLQMLSPSGTVIAPSGQVTQVLKVSSLNNGVLRMRLRISYTGPSGPVLEQTEVNNFPLMGVQ; encoded by the exons ATGTGGGCGTACTATGAGACGGAGGATTGGAGTGTTCTCCCACCGGAATTAAATAGAAg ATTTAACCCAGCATTTAATATGGCTTCCATAAAACAGGCGTTTAATGAAGCTGTTGAAAGAG TATCAACAGTGAGAATGCCAGCACCAACGAGATTACGGGATTTAATCAGACAAATAAGGGCTGCTCGTACAGCTGCTGAAGAACGCACGGTGGTTAATAAGGAGTGTGCATACATAAGATCAACATTTCGTGAAGAAGACAGTGTTTGGAGATGTAGAAATATTGCAAAACTTCTTTACATCCATATGTTAGG TTATCCTGCTCATTTTGGTCAACTAGAATGTCTCAAACTTATTGCATCGACGAGATTTACCGATAAACGTATTGGTTACTTAGGTGCAATGTTGCTACTTGATGAAAGACAAGATGTCCATCTTCTTATTACCAATTGtctaaaaaa cGATTTAAATAGCACAACGCAGTTTGTTATTGGTTTAGCTCTATGTACACTGGGCGCTATTGCATCACCTGGTATGGCACGAGATCTTGCCGCTGAAGTTGAACGATTAATGAAATCACCAAATGCatatattagaaaaaaagcTGCACTATGCGCATTTAGAATAATTCGACGCGTTCCAGAGCTAATGGAGATGTTTTTACCAGCAACAAGAAGTTTATTGACGGAAAAAAATCATGGAGTTCTTATTACCGGAGTTACTCTTATTACAGAAATGTGTGAGAACAGCATTGATACgttgaatcattttaaaaag ATTGTTCCGAATCTTGTGAGAATTCTCAAGAACCTGATCCTCGCGGGTTACTCGCCAGAGCATGATGTTTCCGGTGTGTCAGATCCTTTCCTTCAAGTTAAAATTCTTCGATTATTGCGAATCCTTGGTCATAATGATGTCGAAACTTCAGAAGCTATGAATGATATATTAGCTCAAGTAGCTACTAATACAGAAACAAGTAAAAATGTCGGTAATACAATATTATACGAAACAGTGTTATCTATTATGGATATCAAATCAGAGAGTGGATTGAGAGTATTAGCAGTCAACATACTTGGAAGATTTCTACTTAACAATGACAAGAACATCCGTTATGTTGCTTTGAATACTCTTCTTAAAACAGTCTATGTTGATACAAGTGCAGTGCAAAGGCACCGGTCAACAATTCTTGAGTGTCTGAAAGATCCTGACGTATCAATAAGAAGGCGTGCTATGGAATTGAGTTTTGCTCTGGTGAATAcaagtaatattaaaaatatgatgaAAGAACTTCTTTTGTTTCTTGAACGTGCTGATCCTGAATTTAAAGCTCAGTGTAGCAGTAATATTGTTATGTCTGCTGAACGATATGCTCCGAATAAACGTTGGCATCTTGAAACATTGTTCAAAGTCCTTGTGGCTGCTGGTAATTATGTAAGAGACGACGTCGTCGCCTGCACAATTCAACTAATCTCAGAAACTCAAACGCAACAGGCTTATGCAGTAAATGCTCTTTGGCATGCACTTGAGAAAGACACTTTTGATAAACAACCGTTGGCTCAAGTTGCTACATGGTGTATTGGTGAATATGGAGATCTTTTACTTTATGCACAGCCTCACGAAGATGTTGAAGCTCctgttaat ttAACTGAAGATGATGTCATTGATGTTTACCAGAGGTTACTTTGGAGTCCACAAAATACAGTCATAACTAAGCAATATACACTTTTGTcattaacaaaattaagtACGAGATTCCAATGTGGAAATGA AAAGATCCGTCAGATAATTGACACATTCGGCAGCAATCTTCATATCGAATTACAACAACGAGGTATTGAATTTTCACAACTTTTCCGCAAGTATGATCATCTGAGACTAGCATTACTGGAACGAATGCCACCTATGGAAACAGCTAAACCTCAAGCGAATGGGATTATCGGTATAGCTAATGGAGATCAAGATGTTGAAGAAGAGAAACCACCAATTGAGCAAGTTTCAGCAAGCACTGATTCAAGTGCTCTCTTAGATCTTCTTGGATCATCAGACTTGGGAATGCCGTCTATTTCTTCTCCAACTACCACAGCATTGCCAGCAATCACTCCGGTTACCAACAACAATCTTTTGGATCTTCTCGGCGGTCTTGATCTAAGCACTACACCTGCTTCTCCTGCATCAGTAATCGGTCAAATTCAATCACCATCACAACCTTTCGGCCCTTCAACAAACTTTATGGTTGATGGACTTCTCAATTCGACTGCTCAAAATGACGCTCAAACGATggttatttttgataacaaTGGCTTAAAGATCACATTTACAGTTGAGCGTCCTGATGATTTGCCTGATCTACTTGTTATCAATATGACTGCtgtaaattcaaatattatatCACTTACAGACTTTGTATTTTCAGCAGCAGTTCCTAGG gCATTCCAATTGCAAATGCTTTCACCGTCTGGTACAGTGATCGCACCTTCTGGACAAGTCACTCAAGTCTTGAAAGTATCGAGTCTGAATAAT ggaGTTCTACGAATGCGCTTACGTATCTCTTATACCGGACCATCGGGCCCAGTATTAGAGCAAAcagaagtaaataattttccgTTGATGGGAGTTCAGTGA
- the LOC123264610 gene encoding AP-1 complex subunit gamma-1 isoform X10, giving the protein MNASEHGFNPAFNMASIKQAFNEAVERVRMPAPTRLRDLIRQIRAARTAAEERTVVNKECAYIRSTFREEDSVWRCRNIAKLLYIHMLGYPAHFGQLECLKLIASTRFTDKRIGYLGAMLLLDERQDVHLLITNCLKNDLNSTTQFVIGLALCTLGAIASPGMARDLAAEVERLMKSPNAYIRKKAALCAFRIIRRVPELMEMFLPATRSLLTEKNHGVLITGVTLITEMCENSIDTLNHFKKIVPNLVRILKNLILAGYSPEHDVSGVSDPFLQVKILRLLRILGHNDVETSEAMNDILAQVATNTETSKNVGNTILYETVLSIMDIKSESGLRVLAVNILGRFLLNNDKNIRYVALNTLLKTVYVDTSAVQRHRSTILECLKDPDVSIRRRAMELSFALVNTSNIKNMMKELLLFLERADPEFKAQCSSNIVMSAERYAPNKRWHLETLFKVLVAAGNYVRDDVVACTIQLISETQTQQAYAVNALWHALEKDTFDKQPLAQVATWCIGEYGDLLLYAQPHEDVEAPVNLTEDDVIDVYQRLLWSPQNTVITKQYTLLSLTKLSTRFQCGNDRPPRFYRKIRQIIDTFGSNLHIELQQRGIEFSQLFRKYDHLRLALLERMPPMETAKPQANGIIGIANGDQDVEEEKPPIEQVSASTDSSALLDLLGSSDLGMPSISSPTTTALPAITPVTNNNLLDLLGGLDLSTTPASPASVIGQIQSPSQPFGPSTNFMVDGLLNSTAQNDAQTMVIFDNNGLKITFTVERPDDLPDLLVINMTAVNSNIISLTDFVFSAAVPRAFQLQMLSPSGTVIAPSGQVTQVLKVSSLNNGVLRMRLRISYTGPSGPVLEQTEVNNFPLMGVQ; this is encoded by the exons ATGAATGCTTCAGAACATGG ATTTAACCCAGCATTTAATATGGCTTCCATAAAACAGGCGTTTAATGAAGCTGTTGAAAGAG TGAGAATGCCAGCACCAACGAGATTACGGGATTTAATCAGACAAATAAGGGCTGCTCGTACAGCTGCTGAAGAACGCACGGTGGTTAATAAGGAGTGTGCATACATAAGATCAACATTTCGTGAAGAAGACAGTGTTTGGAGATGTAGAAATATTGCAAAACTTCTTTACATCCATATGTTAGG TTATCCTGCTCATTTTGGTCAACTAGAATGTCTCAAACTTATTGCATCGACGAGATTTACCGATAAACGTATTGGTTACTTAGGTGCAATGTTGCTACTTGATGAAAGACAAGATGTCCATCTTCTTATTACCAATTGtctaaaaaa cGATTTAAATAGCACAACGCAGTTTGTTATTGGTTTAGCTCTATGTACACTGGGCGCTATTGCATCACCTGGTATGGCACGAGATCTTGCCGCTGAAGTTGAACGATTAATGAAATCACCAAATGCatatattagaaaaaaagcTGCACTATGCGCATTTAGAATAATTCGACGCGTTCCAGAGCTAATGGAGATGTTTTTACCAGCAACAAGAAGTTTATTGACGGAAAAAAATCATGGAGTTCTTATTACCGGAGTTACTCTTATTACAGAAATGTGTGAGAACAGCATTGATACgttgaatcattttaaaaag ATTGTTCCGAATCTTGTGAGAATTCTCAAGAACCTGATCCTCGCGGGTTACTCGCCAGAGCATGATGTTTCCGGTGTGTCAGATCCTTTCCTTCAAGTTAAAATTCTTCGATTATTGCGAATCCTTGGTCATAATGATGTCGAAACTTCAGAAGCTATGAATGATATATTAGCTCAAGTAGCTACTAATACAGAAACAAGTAAAAATGTCGGTAATACAATATTATACGAAACAGTGTTATCTATTATGGATATCAAATCAGAGAGTGGATTGAGAGTATTAGCAGTCAACATACTTGGAAGATTTCTACTTAACAATGACAAGAACATCCGTTATGTTGCTTTGAATACTCTTCTTAAAACAGTCTATGTTGATACAAGTGCAGTGCAAAGGCACCGGTCAACAATTCTTGAGTGTCTGAAAGATCCTGACGTATCAATAAGAAGGCGTGCTATGGAATTGAGTTTTGCTCTGGTGAATAcaagtaatattaaaaatatgatgaAAGAACTTCTTTTGTTTCTTGAACGTGCTGATCCTGAATTTAAAGCTCAGTGTAGCAGTAATATTGTTATGTCTGCTGAACGATATGCTCCGAATAAACGTTGGCATCTTGAAACATTGTTCAAAGTCCTTGTGGCTGCTGGTAATTATGTAAGAGACGACGTCGTCGCCTGCACAATTCAACTAATCTCAGAAACTCAAACGCAACAGGCTTATGCAGTAAATGCTCTTTGGCATGCACTTGAGAAAGACACTTTTGATAAACAACCGTTGGCTCAAGTTGCTACATGGTGTATTGGTGAATATGGAGATCTTTTACTTTATGCACAGCCTCACGAAGATGTTGAAGCTCctgttaat ttAACTGAAGATGATGTCATTGATGTTTACCAGAGGTTACTTTGGAGTCCACAAAATACAGTCATAACTAAGCAATATACACTTTTGTcattaacaaaattaagtACGAGATTCCAATGTGGAAATGA TAGACCTCCTCGATTTTACAGAAAGATCCGTCAGATAATTGACACATTCGGCAGCAATCTTCATATCGAATTACAACAACGAGGTATTGAATTTTCACAACTTTTCCGCAAGTATGATCATCTGAGACTAGCATTACTGGAACGAATGCCACCTATGGAAACAGCTAAACCTCAAGCGAATGGGATTATCGGTATAGCTAATGGAGATCAAGATGTTGAAGAAGAGAAACCACCAATTGAGCAAGTTTCAGCAAGCACTGATTCAAGTGCTCTCTTAGATCTTCTTGGATCATCAGACTTGGGAATGCCGTCTATTTCTTCTCCAACTACCACAGCATTGCCAGCAATCACTCCGGTTACCAACAACAATCTTTTGGATCTTCTCGGCGGTCTTGATCTAAGCACTACACCTGCTTCTCCTGCATCAGTAATCGGTCAAATTCAATCACCATCACAACCTTTCGGCCCTTCAACAAACTTTATGGTTGATGGACTTCTCAATTCGACTGCTCAAAATGACGCTCAAACGATggttatttttgataacaaTGGCTTAAAGATCACATTTACAGTTGAGCGTCCTGATGATTTGCCTGATCTACTTGTTATCAATATGACTGCtgtaaattcaaatattatatCACTTACAGACTTTGTATTTTCAGCAGCAGTTCCTAGG gCATTCCAATTGCAAATGCTTTCACCGTCTGGTACAGTGATCGCACCTTCTGGACAAGTCACTCAAGTCTTGAAAGTATCGAGTCTGAATAAT ggaGTTCTACGAATGCGCTTACGTATCTCTTATACCGGACCATCGGGCCCAGTATTAGAGCAAAcagaagtaaataattttccgTTGATGGGAGTTCAGTGA
- the LOC123264610 gene encoding AP-1 complex subunit gamma-1 isoform X15: MNASEHGFNPAFNMASIKQAFNEAVERVRMPAPTRLRDLIRQIRAARTAAEERTVVNKECAYIRSTFREEDSVWRCRNIAKLLYIHMLGYPAHFGQLECLKLIASTRFTDKRIGYLGAMLLLDERQDVHLLITNCLKNDLNSTTQFVIGLALCTLGAIASPGMARDLAAEVERLMKSPNAYIRKKAALCAFRIIRRVPELMEMFLPATRSLLTEKNHGVLITGVTLITEMCENSIDTLNHFKKECGHREIVPNLVRILKNLILAGYSPEHDVSGVSDPFLQVKILRLLRILGHNDVETSEAMNDILAQVATNTETSKNVGNTILYETVLSIMDIKSESGLRVLAVNILGRFLLNNDKNIRYVALNTLLKTVYVDTSAVQRHRSTILECLKDPDVSIRRRAMELSFALVNTSNIKNMMKELLLFLERADPEFKAQCSSNIVMSAERYAPNKRWHLETLFKVLVAAGNYVRDDVVACTIQLISETQTQQAYAVNALWHALEKDTFDKQPLAQVATWCIGEYGDLLLYAQPHEDVEAPVNLTEDDVIDVYQRLLWSPQNTVITKQYTLLSLTKLSTRFQCGNEKIRQIIDTFGSNLHIELQQRGIEFSQLFRKYDHLRLALLERMPPMETAKPQANGIIGIANGDQDVEEEKPPIEQVSASTDSSALLDLLGSSDLGMPSISSPTTTALPAITPVTNNNLLDLLGGLDLSTTPASPASVIGQIQSPSQPFGPSTNFMVDGLLNSTAQNDAQTMVIFDNNGLKITFTVERPDDLPDLLVINMTAVNSNIISLTDFVFSAAVPRAFQLQMLSPSGTVIAPSGQVTQVLKVSSLNNGVLRMRLRISYTGPSGPVLEQTEVNNFPLMGVQ, encoded by the exons ATGAATGCTTCAGAACATGG ATTTAACCCAGCATTTAATATGGCTTCCATAAAACAGGCGTTTAATGAAGCTGTTGAAAGAG TGAGAATGCCAGCACCAACGAGATTACGGGATTTAATCAGACAAATAAGGGCTGCTCGTACAGCTGCTGAAGAACGCACGGTGGTTAATAAGGAGTGTGCATACATAAGATCAACATTTCGTGAAGAAGACAGTGTTTGGAGATGTAGAAATATTGCAAAACTTCTTTACATCCATATGTTAGG TTATCCTGCTCATTTTGGTCAACTAGAATGTCTCAAACTTATTGCATCGACGAGATTTACCGATAAACGTATTGGTTACTTAGGTGCAATGTTGCTACTTGATGAAAGACAAGATGTCCATCTTCTTATTACCAATTGtctaaaaaa cGATTTAAATAGCACAACGCAGTTTGTTATTGGTTTAGCTCTATGTACACTGGGCGCTATTGCATCACCTGGTATGGCACGAGATCTTGCCGCTGAAGTTGAACGATTAATGAAATCACCAAATGCatatattagaaaaaaagcTGCACTATGCGCATTTAGAATAATTCGACGCGTTCCAGAGCTAATGGAGATGTTTTTACCAGCAACAAGAAGTTTATTGACGGAAAAAAATCATGGAGTTCTTATTACCGGAGTTACTCTTATTACAGAAATGTGTGAGAACAGCATTGATACgttgaatcattttaaaaag GAATGCGGCCACCGCGAG ATTGTTCCGAATCTTGTGAGAATTCTCAAGAACCTGATCCTCGCGGGTTACTCGCCAGAGCATGATGTTTCCGGTGTGTCAGATCCTTTCCTTCAAGTTAAAATTCTTCGATTATTGCGAATCCTTGGTCATAATGATGTCGAAACTTCAGAAGCTATGAATGATATATTAGCTCAAGTAGCTACTAATACAGAAACAAGTAAAAATGTCGGTAATACAATATTATACGAAACAGTGTTATCTATTATGGATATCAAATCAGAGAGTGGATTGAGAGTATTAGCAGTCAACATACTTGGAAGATTTCTACTTAACAATGACAAGAACATCCGTTATGTTGCTTTGAATACTCTTCTTAAAACAGTCTATGTTGATACAAGTGCAGTGCAAAGGCACCGGTCAACAATTCTTGAGTGTCTGAAAGATCCTGACGTATCAATAAGAAGGCGTGCTATGGAATTGAGTTTTGCTCTGGTGAATAcaagtaatattaaaaatatgatgaAAGAACTTCTTTTGTTTCTTGAACGTGCTGATCCTGAATTTAAAGCTCAGTGTAGCAGTAATATTGTTATGTCTGCTGAACGATATGCTCCGAATAAACGTTGGCATCTTGAAACATTGTTCAAAGTCCTTGTGGCTGCTGGTAATTATGTAAGAGACGACGTCGTCGCCTGCACAATTCAACTAATCTCAGAAACTCAAACGCAACAGGCTTATGCAGTAAATGCTCTTTGGCATGCACTTGAGAAAGACACTTTTGATAAACAACCGTTGGCTCAAGTTGCTACATGGTGTATTGGTGAATATGGAGATCTTTTACTTTATGCACAGCCTCACGAAGATGTTGAAGCTCctgttaat ttAACTGAAGATGATGTCATTGATGTTTACCAGAGGTTACTTTGGAGTCCACAAAATACAGTCATAACTAAGCAATATACACTTTTGTcattaacaaaattaagtACGAGATTCCAATGTGGAAATGA AAAGATCCGTCAGATAATTGACACATTCGGCAGCAATCTTCATATCGAATTACAACAACGAGGTATTGAATTTTCACAACTTTTCCGCAAGTATGATCATCTGAGACTAGCATTACTGGAACGAATGCCACCTATGGAAACAGCTAAACCTCAAGCGAATGGGATTATCGGTATAGCTAATGGAGATCAAGATGTTGAAGAAGAGAAACCACCAATTGAGCAAGTTTCAGCAAGCACTGATTCAAGTGCTCTCTTAGATCTTCTTGGATCATCAGACTTGGGAATGCCGTCTATTTCTTCTCCAACTACCACAGCATTGCCAGCAATCACTCCGGTTACCAACAACAATCTTTTGGATCTTCTCGGCGGTCTTGATCTAAGCACTACACCTGCTTCTCCTGCATCAGTAATCGGTCAAATTCAATCACCATCACAACCTTTCGGCCCTTCAACAAACTTTATGGTTGATGGACTTCTCAATTCGACTGCTCAAAATGACGCTCAAACGATggttatttttgataacaaTGGCTTAAAGATCACATTTACAGTTGAGCGTCCTGATGATTTGCCTGATCTACTTGTTATCAATATGACTGCtgtaaattcaaatattatatCACTTACAGACTTTGTATTTTCAGCAGCAGTTCCTAGG gCATTCCAATTGCAAATGCTTTCACCGTCTGGTACAGTGATCGCACCTTCTGGACAAGTCACTCAAGTCTTGAAAGTATCGAGTCTGAATAAT ggaGTTCTACGAATGCGCTTACGTATCTCTTATACCGGACCATCGGGCCCAGTATTAGAGCAAAcagaagtaaataattttccgTTGATGGGAGTTCAGTGA